The following are encoded together in the Cervus elaphus chromosome 30, mCerEla1.1, whole genome shotgun sequence genome:
- the LOC122686818 gene encoding protein POLR1D-like — protein MEEDQELERKAIEELLKEAKRGKTRAETMGPMGWMKCPLAGTNKRFLINTIKNTLPSHKEQDHEQKEGSKEPAKSQSQKEEGRQKHRSHPYKHSVHARRSPPGKRGKRGSHEKSQTRSSKR, from the exons GAAAGCGATAGAAGAGCTGCTGAAAGAGGCAAAACGTGGGAAAACAAGAGCAGAAACAATGGGACCAATGGGCTG GATGAAGTGTCCTCTTGCCGGGACAAATAAAAGATTTCTAATTAACACAATTAAGAACACACTGCCCTCCCACAAAGAGCAAGACCACGAACAAAAAGAGGGCAGCAAGGAACCAGCGAAAAGCCAGAGCCAAAAGGAGGAAGGGCGCCAGAAGCACCGGTCTCACCCGTACAAGCACAGCGTCCACGCCCGGCGCTCGCCGCCCGGGAAGCGGGGGAAGCGGGGTAGCCACGAGAAGTCACAGACACGGTCCAGCAAACGGTGA